One part of the Musa acuminata AAA Group cultivar baxijiao chromosome BXJ1-5, Cavendish_Baxijiao_AAA, whole genome shotgun sequence genome encodes these proteins:
- the LOC135674447 gene encoding cadmium/zinc-transporting ATPase HMA2-like, producing the protein MGGVGNDRKAKAAKNQKSYFDVLGLCCSSEVPLIEKILKPLDGVQKVSVIVPSKTVIVIHDSLLISQHEIAKALNQARLEASVRTYVTAKTTKKWPSLYILACGVLLLVSLFKKFFHPLQWFAIAAVLVGIPPIMLRSIAAIRKLTLDINILLLIAVGGAVAFRDYSEAAFIVLLFTVAEWLESKASSKATAGMSSLMSMAPQQAVLAETGQVVDVEDVKINTLIAVKAGEVIPIDGSVIDGWSEVDERSLTGESFPVAKQANSLVWAGTLSIDGYVSVRTTSLSENSAVAKMTSLVEEAQSSRSRTQRLIDSCTKYYTPAVVIVAAGVALIPFLMRASNPRSWFQLALVLCVSACPCALVLSTPVATFCALLKAARTGLLIKGGDVLEALAKIRVVAFDKTGTITKGEFTVVEFESMSSKVNLHTLLYWVSSIESKSSHPMAYALVDHARSYSIEPKPESVKEFQIYPGEGIYGEIEGRNIYIGNKRIAARASSETVPNMADMKGGVTYGYVFLDMIQVGTFAVSDTCRTGAAEAIKELKLLGIKTAMLTGDSTEAAMHAHGQIEHGMEIIHAELLPEDKVHLIDSLKKREGPTAMVGDGVNDAPALAMATIGISMGVSGSAVAVETSHITLMSNDLRKIPKAIRLARKTRFKIVANIVFSLATKIAILAMAVAGHPLLWAAVLADVGTCLLVIFNSMTLLQTSKPSQAKCCSSSHNRFLARRLQSPSFQDEHCCHDHKKAIAVTDANHTSDGCCMANGDEFGRERGCSSAEGTTGRREIGGCCRSHRDGYCAGESAVVQMPEIITEREREKTAANLITRLR; encoded by the exons ATGGGCGGAGTAGGCAATGACAGGAAAGCCAAGGCAGCAAAGAATCAAAAGAGCTACTTCGACGTGTTGGGTCTCTGCTGCTCGTCCGAAGTCCCCCTGATTGAAAAAATTCTGAAGCCTTTGGATGGTGTTCAGAAGGTTTCAGTGATCGTTCCCTCAAAGACAGTTATAGTAATCCATGACAGCCTCCTCATTTCTCAACATGAGATAG CTAAGGCACTGAACCAGGCAAGATTGGAAGCTTCGGTTCGCACATATGTCACTGCAAAGACTACCAAGAAATGGCCAAGCCTATATATATTGGCTTGTGGAGTACTACTTCTGGTCTCACTGTTTAAGAAGTTCTTCCATCCACTGCAATGGTTTGCGATAGCTGCAGTGTTGGTCGGCATACCACCAATCATGCTGAGAAGCATTGCGGCCATTAGGAAGCTTACACTGGACATCAACATCCTTCTACTTATCGCAG TTGGTGGGGCAGTTGCATTCAGGGACTATTCAGAAGCTGCCTTTATTGTGCTCCTGTTCACAGTTGCTGAATGGTTGGAATCAAAGGCCAGCAGTAAG GCCACAGCAGGGATGTCCTCACTGATGAGCATGGCTCCTCAGCAGGCTGTTCTAGCTGAAACAGGTCAGGTTGTGGATGTCGAGGATGTCAAAATTAATACCTTAATTGCAGTCAAAGCAGGAGAAGTAATCCCAATAGACGGCAGCGTAATCGATGGGTGGAGTGAAGTTGATGAGAGAAGCCTTACAGGAGAGTCCTTCCCTGTAGCCAAGCAAGCTAATTCCCTGGTTTGGGCTGGCACACTCAGCATAGATG GTTATGTTAGTGTGAGAACAACTTCTCTTTCAGAGAACTCTGCAGTAGCTAAAATGACAAGTTTGGTGGAAGAAGCACAAAGTAGCAGGTCAAGGACACAGAGATTGATAGACTCCTGCACGAAGTACTACACACCAG CTGTGGTGATTGTAGCAGCTGGAGTGGCATTAATTCCTTTTCTAATGAGAGCTAGCAACCCCAGAAGCTGGTTCCAATTGGCACTGGTCCTTTGTGTGAGTGCATGTCCATGCGCACTGGTGCTGTCCACTCCGGTTGCAACCTTTTGCGCACTCCTGAAAGCAGCCAGGACAGGGCTCCTCATCAAAGGAGGGGATGTTCTTGAAGCCCTGGCCAAGATTAGAGTTGTGGCGTTCGACAAGACAGGGACGATAACAAAAGGAGAGTTCACTGTTGTGGAGTTTGAATCGATGAGCAGCAAAGTCAATCTTCATACACTTCTTTATTG GGTGTCAAGTATCGAGAGTAAATCGAGCCATCCAATGGCATATGCACTTGTTGACCATGCTCGTTCATATTCTATTGAACCAAAACCAGAGAGTGTAAAGGAATTCCAAATCTATCCTGGAGAAGGAATTTATGGAGAAATAGAGGGAAGAAACATTTACATTGGGAACAAAAGAATAGCAGCAAGGGCTTCATCTGAGACAG TTCCAAACATGGCGGACATGAAGGGGGGAGTCACCTATGGTTATGTGTTCTTGGACATGATACAAGTTGGAACATTTGCCGTATCTGATACATGCCGAACAGGAGCTGCAGAAGCTATCAAGGAGTTGAAATTATTGGGCATCAAAACAGCAATGCTCACTGGAGATAGCACAGAAGCAGCAATGCATGCACACGGACAG ATAGAGCATGGAATGGAAATCATTCATGCAGAGCTTCTACCAGAAGACAAGGTTCACTTGATTGACAGTCTCAAGAAAAGGGAAGGGCCTACAGCAATGGTGGGAGATGGGGTGAATGATGCACCTGCATTGGCCATGGCAACCATTGGGATCTCCATGGGGGTATCAGGCTCTGCGGTTGCAGTGGAGACCAGCCACATAACCCTCATGTCGAACGACCTCCGCAAGATTCCCAAAGCCATAAGGCTGGCGAGGAAGACGCGATTTAAGATCGTCGCAAACATCGTCTTCTCGCTGGCAACAAAGATTGCCATCTTGGCCATGGCCGTCGCGGGGCATCCACTTCTTTGGGCAGCAGTCCTAGCTGACGTCGGCACATGTCTGCTGGTCATCTTCAACAGCATGACCCTGCTGCAAACAAGCAAACCCTCGCAGGCAAAATGCTGCAGCTCTTCCCACAACAGGTTCCTTGCGCGGCGGCTGCAGAGTCCGAGCTTCCAGGATGAGCATTGCTGCCATGATCATAAGAAGGCCATAGCCGTGACTGATGCAAACCATACCAGTGATGGTTGCTGCATGGCCAATGGGGATGAGTTTGGGAGAGAAAGAGGCTGTTCATCTGCAGAAGGGACAACAGGGAGGAGAGAGATTGGTGGGTGCTGCAGGAGTCACAGAGATGGTTACTGTGCAGGTGAGAGTGCAGTGGTACAAATGCCTGAGATCATAACAGAGCGGGAGAGGGAGAAGACAGCAGCCAACCTGATCACAAGGCTCAGATAG
- the LOC135584912 gene encoding serrate RNA effector molecule-like isoform X2: MAEAVEAPADPQSEPRESPRDGSPSQLPPPPPPPRRDGDSRDRKGDWPPNRHEDHHDSRSSSPPLPPPPASGRPRGEKDREYRRRSSPSPPPYRDRRRSPPRRSPPPGSFKRARRDDGGYDRRRGSPRGGYVPDDRRYGYDYGGGYDRVGSGSRGGYGDERPYGRHMYRSSGHGGYGDGAEFIQRGGLMSYKQFIQELEDDISPAEAECRYKEYRSEYISTQKQAYFEAHKEEQWLKDKYHPTNLVAVIERRKEQARSIAKEFLLDLQSGILDLGPGSTASSASKSGNGSEPNSEDEAGPSGKRRRHDRGPAKENELLSATPKAHPVSSEPRRIQSDVEQAQALVRKLDIEKGIQDNVLSSSGHDKLDAEKSHGGSMGPIVIIRGLATVKGLEGVELLDTLITYLWRVHGLDYYGMSEASEAKGLRHVRADNKTHDGTNASASDWEKKLDSFWLARLQGQDPLETLTAKDKIDAAATEALDPFVRKIRDEKYGWKYGCGAKGCTKLFHAPEFVHKHLRLKHPDLAIELTSKVREDLYFQNYMNDPSAPGGTPVMQQSASKVKIQRRKALLGDRLRDEHGNRRDLDRNHRDGDRDDMTDNSPRDANGAMEGENHEKSPYYTYGGQGLHGSFPSDVPPPPLLVPVPGAGPLGPFVPAPPEVAIRMLRETGGPSSFESNGGPRGIKGRLGPQVSVPAPILPSPAFRHDPRRIRSYQDLDAPEDDVTVIDYRSL; the protein is encoded by the exons ATGGCGGAGGCCGTCGAGGCGCCCGCCGATCCTCAGTCGGAGCCGCGTGAGAGCCCGCGCGATGGATCCCCATCtcagctgccgccgccgccgccgcctcctaggAGGGACGGGGACTCGAGGGATAGGAAGGGCGACTGGCCCCCGAACCGGCACGAGGACCACCACGATTCCAGAAGCAGTTCGCCGCCTCTCCCCCCTCCTCCGGCGTCGGGGCGGCCAAGGGGCGAGAAGGATCGGGAGTACCGTAGGCGGAGCAGCCCGAGCCCGCCGCCTTACCGTGACCGTCGACGCTCGCCTCCCCGCCGGTCCCCTCCGCCTGGATCATTTAAGCGAGCCAGGAGGGATGATGGTGGATACGACCGGCGCCGGGGTAGCCCGAGAGGGGGCTATGTTCCAGACGACAGAAG ATACGGTTATGATTATGGTGGCGGTTATGATCGAGTTGGCTCGGGCAGCAGAGGTGGGTATGGGGATGAAAGGCCTTATGGTCGCCATATGTATCGTTCATCAG GACATGGTGGTTATGGTGATGGCGCTGAGTTTATTCAAAG GGGAGGTTTGATGTCATACAAGCAGTTCATTCAAGAACTTGAAGATGATATTTCACCTGCTGAAGCTGAGTGCAG GTACAAAGAATACAGATCTGAGTACATTTCCACTCAGAAGCAAGCTTATTTTGAAGCTCATAAGGAAGAACAATG GCTAAAAGACAAATATCATCCAACTAACTTGGTGGCAGTCATTGAAAG GAGGAAGGAACAGGCTAGGTCTATCGCGAAGGAATTTTTACTTGATTTGCAGAGTGGAATACTTGACCT TGGACCTGGATCAACAGCTTCATCAGCTAGCAAATCTGGAAATGGTAGTGAACCAAACTCTGAAGATGAGGCTGGCCCTAGTGGCAAAAGGAGAAGACACGATAGGGGGCCGGCAAAAGAAAACGAGCTACTTTCTGCCACCCCCAAGGCTCACCCAGTTAGTTCTGAGCCACGGCGAATACAAAGTGACGTAGAACAAGCTCAGGCCTTGGTCCGTAAACTTGACATAGAAAAGGGTATCCAGGATAATGTCCTTTCTAGTAGTGGCCATGATAAGTTGGATGCAGAAAAATCACATGGGGGATCTATGGGGCCAATTGTAATTATACGTGGCTTGGCCACTGTCAAGGGCCTCGAGGGTGTTGAGTTGTTAGATACTTTGATCACTTATCTATGGCGTGTCCATGGCTTGGATTACTATGGCATGTCTGAAGCATCTGAAGCAAAGGGTCTTCGACATGTTAGAGCTGACAATAAGACTCATGATGGAACTAATGCTAGTGCATCTGATTGGGAAAAGAAACTTGATTCATTCTGGCTGGCAAGATTGCAAGGTCAGGATCCGTTGGAAACATTGACAGCCAAAGATAAGATTGATGCAGCAGCTACTGAGGCCCTAGATCCTTTTGTGAGGAAAATACGAGATGAAAAATATGGTTGGAAGTATGGATGTGGAGCCAAGGGCTGTACTAAGCTTTTCCATGCTCCTGAATTTGTTCATAAGCATCTCAGACTAAAACACCCAGACCTTGCGATTGAGCTGACCTCAAAAGTTCGAGAGGATCtgtattttcaaaattatatgaa TGATCCCAGTGCACCTGGTGGAACACCTGTCATGCAGCAATCTGCATCA AAGGTGAAAATACAAAGACGGAAAGCATTGTTGGGTGACCGGCTGAGAGATGAACATGGCAACCGCAGGGATCTTGACAGGAATCATAGAGATGGTGACAGGGACGATATGACTGACAATTCGCCTCGTGATGCCAATGGTGCCATGGAGGGGGAGAATCATGAAAAATCTCCATATTATACCTATGGTGGCCAAGGTTTGCATGGTTCTTTTCCTTCGGATGTTCCTCCTCCACCATTGTTGGTGCCCGTTCCCGGTGCTGG CCCGCTGGGACCTTTTGTCCCTGCCCCACCAGAGGTTGCCATCCGAATGCTGAGGGAGACTGGTGGACCCTCATCATTCGAATCTAATGGTGGACCTCGTGGTATCAAAGGAAGACTCGGTCCCCAAGTGAGTGTTCCAGCCCCAATTCTTCCCTCTCCAGCATTCCGACATGATCCCCGTCGGATAAGAAG TTATCAAGATCTTGATGCGCCAGAGGACGATGTGACTGTCATAGACTACAGGAGCTTATAG
- the LOC103985895 gene encoding eukaryotic initiation factor 4A-13-like: MGKNFSKFVPVVGGTSVRIDQRVLFGGTHGRVLDVLRMRYLRPDHIKMFVLAEADEMLSRGFKDQIYDIFQLLPSRVQVGLLSATMPPEALENTKKFMNMPVRILVKRDELTMEGITQHYVNVDKEEWKFDTLCDLNELVAISQSVIIVNTRRKVNWLTEKLRSKDQTVSATHSDMDQNTRDITSSRASSDRAPPVCSSRQTFLLVGSTCSRSRWS, from the exons ATGGGCAAGAATTTTTCAAAGTTCGTGCCTGTTGTCGGAGGAACCAGTGTCCGCATCGATCAACGGGTCCTCTTCGGCGGCACTCACGGTCGTGTCCTCGACGTGTTAAGGATGCGATACCTTCGCCCTGACCACATCAAAATGTTTGTCCTGGCCGAGGCAGATGAGATGCTTTCGCGTGGCTTCAAGGACCAG ATCTACGACATCTTTCAGCTCCTCCCTTCAAGAGTTCAGGTGGGACTCCTCTCTGCGACGATGCCACCGGAGGCCCTTGAGAACACCAAGAAGTTCATGAACATGCCTGTTAGGATCCTCGTGAAGCGAGATGAGTTGACTATGGAGGGTATCACGCAGCACTACGTCAACGTTGACAAGGAAGAGTGGAAGTTTGACACGCTGTGCGATCTCAATGAGCTGGTGGCGATCAGTCAATCTGTCATCATCGTCAATACCCGTCGCAAGGTCAACTGGCTCACTGAGAAGTTGAGGAGCAAAGACCAGACGGTGTCAGCGACTCATAGCGACATGGATCAGAACACGAGGGACATCACATCATCACGCGCGAGTTCCGATCGGGCTCCTCCCGTGTGCTCATCACGACAGACCTTCTTGCTCGTGGGATCGACGTGCAGCAGGTCTCGCTGGTCGTGA
- the LOC135584912 gene encoding serrate RNA effector molecule-like isoform X1 has translation MAEAVEAPADPQSEPRESPRDGSPSQLPPPPPPPRRDGDSRDRKGDWPPNRHEDHHDSRSSSPPLPPPPASGRPRGEKDREYRRRSSPSPPPYRDRRRSPPRRSPPPGSFKRARRDDGGYDRRRGSPRGGYVPDDRRYGYDYGGGYDRVGSGSRGGYGDERPYGRHMYRSSDLPDSGHGGYGDGAEFIQRGGLMSYKQFIQELEDDISPAEAECRYKEYRSEYISTQKQAYFEAHKEEQWLKDKYHPTNLVAVIERRKEQARSIAKEFLLDLQSGILDLGPGSTASSASKSGNGSEPNSEDEAGPSGKRRRHDRGPAKENELLSATPKAHPVSSEPRRIQSDVEQAQALVRKLDIEKGIQDNVLSSSGHDKLDAEKSHGGSMGPIVIIRGLATVKGLEGVELLDTLITYLWRVHGLDYYGMSEASEAKGLRHVRADNKTHDGTNASASDWEKKLDSFWLARLQGQDPLETLTAKDKIDAAATEALDPFVRKIRDEKYGWKYGCGAKGCTKLFHAPEFVHKHLRLKHPDLAIELTSKVREDLYFQNYMNDPSAPGGTPVMQQSASKVKIQRRKALLGDRLRDEHGNRRDLDRNHRDGDRDDMTDNSPRDANGAMEGENHEKSPYYTYGGQGLHGSFPSDVPPPPLLVPVPGAGPLGPFVPAPPEVAIRMLRETGGPSSFESNGGPRGIKGRLGPQVSVPAPILPSPAFRHDPRRIRSYQDLDAPEDDVTVIDYRSL, from the exons ATGGCGGAGGCCGTCGAGGCGCCCGCCGATCCTCAGTCGGAGCCGCGTGAGAGCCCGCGCGATGGATCCCCATCtcagctgccgccgccgccgccgcctcctaggAGGGACGGGGACTCGAGGGATAGGAAGGGCGACTGGCCCCCGAACCGGCACGAGGACCACCACGATTCCAGAAGCAGTTCGCCGCCTCTCCCCCCTCCTCCGGCGTCGGGGCGGCCAAGGGGCGAGAAGGATCGGGAGTACCGTAGGCGGAGCAGCCCGAGCCCGCCGCCTTACCGTGACCGTCGACGCTCGCCTCCCCGCCGGTCCCCTCCGCCTGGATCATTTAAGCGAGCCAGGAGGGATGATGGTGGATACGACCGGCGCCGGGGTAGCCCGAGAGGGGGCTATGTTCCAGACGACAGAAG ATACGGTTATGATTATGGTGGCGGTTATGATCGAGTTGGCTCGGGCAGCAGAGGTGGGTATGGGGATGAAAGGCCTTATGGTCGCCATATGTATCGTTCATCAG ATTTGCCTGATTCAGGACATGGTGGTTATGGTGATGGCGCTGAGTTTATTCAAAG GGGAGGTTTGATGTCATACAAGCAGTTCATTCAAGAACTTGAAGATGATATTTCACCTGCTGAAGCTGAGTGCAG GTACAAAGAATACAGATCTGAGTACATTTCCACTCAGAAGCAAGCTTATTTTGAAGCTCATAAGGAAGAACAATG GCTAAAAGACAAATATCATCCAACTAACTTGGTGGCAGTCATTGAAAG GAGGAAGGAACAGGCTAGGTCTATCGCGAAGGAATTTTTACTTGATTTGCAGAGTGGAATACTTGACCT TGGACCTGGATCAACAGCTTCATCAGCTAGCAAATCTGGAAATGGTAGTGAACCAAACTCTGAAGATGAGGCTGGCCCTAGTGGCAAAAGGAGAAGACACGATAGGGGGCCGGCAAAAGAAAACGAGCTACTTTCTGCCACCCCCAAGGCTCACCCAGTTAGTTCTGAGCCACGGCGAATACAAAGTGACGTAGAACAAGCTCAGGCCTTGGTCCGTAAACTTGACATAGAAAAGGGTATCCAGGATAATGTCCTTTCTAGTAGTGGCCATGATAAGTTGGATGCAGAAAAATCACATGGGGGATCTATGGGGCCAATTGTAATTATACGTGGCTTGGCCACTGTCAAGGGCCTCGAGGGTGTTGAGTTGTTAGATACTTTGATCACTTATCTATGGCGTGTCCATGGCTTGGATTACTATGGCATGTCTGAAGCATCTGAAGCAAAGGGTCTTCGACATGTTAGAGCTGACAATAAGACTCATGATGGAACTAATGCTAGTGCATCTGATTGGGAAAAGAAACTTGATTCATTCTGGCTGGCAAGATTGCAAGGTCAGGATCCGTTGGAAACATTGACAGCCAAAGATAAGATTGATGCAGCAGCTACTGAGGCCCTAGATCCTTTTGTGAGGAAAATACGAGATGAAAAATATGGTTGGAAGTATGGATGTGGAGCCAAGGGCTGTACTAAGCTTTTCCATGCTCCTGAATTTGTTCATAAGCATCTCAGACTAAAACACCCAGACCTTGCGATTGAGCTGACCTCAAAAGTTCGAGAGGATCtgtattttcaaaattatatgaa TGATCCCAGTGCACCTGGTGGAACACCTGTCATGCAGCAATCTGCATCA AAGGTGAAAATACAAAGACGGAAAGCATTGTTGGGTGACCGGCTGAGAGATGAACATGGCAACCGCAGGGATCTTGACAGGAATCATAGAGATGGTGACAGGGACGATATGACTGACAATTCGCCTCGTGATGCCAATGGTGCCATGGAGGGGGAGAATCATGAAAAATCTCCATATTATACCTATGGTGGCCAAGGTTTGCATGGTTCTTTTCCTTCGGATGTTCCTCCTCCACCATTGTTGGTGCCCGTTCCCGGTGCTGG CCCGCTGGGACCTTTTGTCCCTGCCCCACCAGAGGTTGCCATCCGAATGCTGAGGGAGACTGGTGGACCCTCATCATTCGAATCTAATGGTGGACCTCGTGGTATCAAAGGAAGACTCGGTCCCCAAGTGAGTGTTCCAGCCCCAATTCTTCCCTCTCCAGCATTCCGACATGATCCCCGTCGGATAAGAAG TTATCAAGATCTTGATGCGCCAGAGGACGATGTGACTGTCATAGACTACAGGAGCTTATAG